The DNA window GCCGAGTTGGTGCGCGAAGCGGATGTCGCGATGTATGCCTCCAAACGCGGCGGCAAGGCGCGCTGCACCTGGTTCTCGCGCGATTTCGACAAGGACAACGAGGCGATGCGGCGGATCGACGCGGAATTGCGCGTCGCGCTCGCCGAAGGACAATTTCGGCTGCACTACCAGCCCCTGGTCGATGCCAGGACATGCGAGATCGCGGCGGTCGAGGCGCTGCTGCGCTGGGATCGCCCGGATGGCCAGCAGATCGGCCCGAACGTGTTCATCCCGGTTGCCGAAAGCACCGGGATCATCAATCCGATCGGGCTGTGGGTGTTGCGCCGCGCCTGCGAGGATGCGGGCGAATGGGACAACATCAAGCTGTCGGTCAATCTCTCCGCGGCACAACTGCGCAACCCCGAATTCCCGGTCCAGCTCGGCGTGATACTCGAAGAGACGGGCTTCGATCCCGAACGCCTCGAGCTCGAAGTGACCGAAACCTCGCTGGTGATCGATCCCGTGGTGGCGGGGCGCAGCCTCGACCTGATCCGCGGCTTTGGCGTCAACATCGCGCTCGACGATTTCGGCACGGGCTATGCGTCGATCGGCTTCCTGCGCCAGTTCCGCTTCGAAAAGCTCAAGCTCGACCGTTCGCTGATCGTCGATTCGGCTACAGACGAAAGCAGCCGCGCGATGATGCTGTCGAGCATTTCGGTCGCTCGTGCGCTGAAGATGGCTGTTACAGCCGAAGGGGTCGAAACCGAGGCGCAAGCGGATCTCGCCCGCACCGCCGGCTGCGACCACATCCAGGGCTGGCTGTACTTCAAACCGATGCCGGCGGACGAACTCGGTGCAGAACTTACCGCGCAGCGCCGCGGGCGGCTGAAAAACGGCCGGAACGCGGCCTGATCGCTCAGGTTCGGTCGTCCTTTGGCGGCCAGGGAACGAAAGCGGACGTCCGCTCGATATAACCGGCGTATTTGTCGCCGCGCTTCTTCTTCATCCCGCTTTCGAGCAGCGCCGCGCCCGACCATTTGGTGAGGGTGAAAGTGAGGAATATCGGCCCGGCTACCGTGTAGAGCGCGAGCCAGGGGTCGACCGCAGCGCACACCAGCCAGATGCCCCACCACGCGCAGGCATCCCCGAAATAATTGGGATGTCGCGTGTACCGCCACAGGCCGGTGTCGAGCACCTCGCCTTCATTTGCCGGATCGGACTTGAACTGCGCCAGCTGCCAGTCTCCCAGCCATTCGAAGAAGACGCCGACGCCGTAAAGCGCGAACCCGGCCCACGCCCGCGCGGTAACGGGTGTGGGCGCAGCGGCGCCGAGAATGCCGAGTTGCGCCGGACTCGACACGAGGAACAGCAGCACCGCCTGGCCGAGCCACACCTTGACCAGCGCGGCGAGGGCAAAGCGCCCCTTTTCGCGATCCTGGCGCAGCAGCCGTTCATAGCGCTGGTCTTCCCCTTCGCGCCACCAGCGGCGCAACAGGTGGATGCCGAGCCGGAAGCCCCAGACGGCGGTCATGGCGAGCAGCACGAAGGCGAGCACACCGGGATCGGCAAGCTGCACGAAGCTCGAGATCGCCAGCATCGCCATGCCCGCGCCCCAGAACGCATCGATGAACGAGACGTCCCCAAGCCGCACGGAGATCAGCCACAAAACCAGCACCACGACAATGAGCAAAGCCGCATTTATGAGCAATGCGTCAAGCATCGGTTTGTTCACCATCAAGCTGATCGAGCGATTGGGCGGTCTTCTCCAGCACGACGAAGCGCTCGCAATCGGGCCTTTTCTCGCGATAGAAAGCCGCGATCCGGGCGAGGTCGGCGCGGTAGTCACCAGTCGGCATGATCGGATCGCCCAATCCACCGCGCATGGTCTCGTGGTTCACCCAGGCGGGGACGATCGGCACGCCCGCGCCCAGCGCGATGTGGTAAAACCCGCTGCGCCATTCGCCCTTGCTGGTGCGCGATCCCTCGGGCGCAATGACGAGCGCCATCTCGTCCGCCTGCGCAAACGCTTCGGTCACCGACCGGACGTAGCCGCCGCTCTTATGCCGCACGACGGGAATGCCGCCCATATCGAGCATGAAATTGCGCTGAGGGCCTTCGAACAACGTATGCTTGCCCATGAAGCTGGGCTGGATGCCAAGCTCGTGCGCTGCGCCGATGAAGAATATGAAATCCCAGTTCGACGTGTGCGGTGCGCCAAGGATGATGAACTTGTCGCAAGGCGGTTTCTCGCCTTCGAGACGCCATCCTTTCCAGCGATAAAGTGCGATCAGCACACGCTGCACCACGCGCGACAGGAATGATCGTTTGCGCGTCAAAAAAACTCTCCCCGGGCGCGGTTTAGCACCCGGGGAGAGCAATGCGATAGTCGGTCGCGCAGAAGCGCCCGATTTTCCTTGTGCTTACTGCTGGTCGCGATCGACCGAGCTGCCGAGCTCGGGCGCGCGCGATGGCATTTCGTCGTCATCGCGATTGCGGGCATAGCGATCGCCGTTCACATCGGTGTCTTCGGCGAAGATCAGGTCGCCATCGACCAGCCAGAACGCGTCGTTGCGATAGGCGAAGGTGGCAGGCTCGCCGTAGAAATCGGCCAGGCGGATGCGATAGCCGTCGTCGTCGACGGTGTAGCTTCCGGTCTGCTCGTTTCCGTCGGCATCGGTGTAGCTGTAGGTGTTGTCGCTCGACGAGAGACGCACATTGCGGGTTTCGCCCGCATCATCGGCGAAGCTGTAAGAACCTGAATATTCGCCAGCATCATCGATCCTGGTCGCGGGGCCGGTCGATGTATCTTCGACCATGGCGCTATCGCCGGCAGCGTCGGTTTCGGCTACGACATCGGTCTCGGTCACCGTTTCGTCGTCGGCGCTATCGCCACAGGCAGACAGCAGGGCCAACGGGGCGGCGGCGAGCATAATGGTATATTTACGCATGAAATCGGTCTCCTTTGCCCCACCAACGAACGAG is part of the Alteriqipengyuania halimionae genome and encodes:
- a CDS encoding putative bifunctional diguanylate cyclase/phosphodiesterase, encoding MGDTNSTTPQRLVLRPLAWLVCALFAWSMFVAWQYGRHEELLTTPMIAATASFLLVLGLLARSLLHSFSRIEELSLVDALTRLPNRRALHRDVAAVELREGEECALALVDLDGFKFVNDHHGHFVGDQMLRECSLTIAEVCGDEACAYRLGGDEFALLAYGPIAGNLLEGISRSLLERLRHPLCAEGQEMRIGASIGLARRRPGESVSSAELVREADVAMYASKRGGKARCTWFSRDFDKDNEAMRRIDAELRVALAEGQFRLHYQPLVDARTCEIAAVEALLRWDRPDGQQIGPNVFIPVAESTGIINPIGLWVLRRACEDAGEWDNIKLSVNLSAAQLRNPEFPVQLGVILEETGFDPERLELEVTETSLVIDPVVAGRSLDLIRGFGVNIALDDFGTGYASIGFLRQFRFEKLKLDRSLIVDSATDESSRAMMLSSISVARALKMAVTAEGVETEAQADLARTAGCDHIQGWLYFKPMPADELGAELTAQRRGRLKNGRNAA
- a CDS encoding DUF1295 domain-containing protein — translated: MLDALLINAALLIVVVLVLWLISVRLGDVSFIDAFWGAGMAMLAISSFVQLADPGVLAFVLLAMTAVWGFRLGIHLLRRWWREGEDQRYERLLRQDREKGRFALAALVKVWLGQAVLLFLVSSPAQLGILGAAAPTPVTARAWAGFALYGVGVFFEWLGDWQLAQFKSDPANEGEVLDTGLWRYTRHPNYFGDACAWWGIWLVCAAVDPWLALYTVAGPIFLTFTLTKWSGAALLESGMKKKRGDKYAGYIERTSAFVPWPPKDDRT
- a CDS encoding lysophospholipid acyltransferase family protein is translated as MTRKRSFLSRVVQRVLIALYRWKGWRLEGEKPPCDKFIILGAPHTSNWDFIFFIGAAHELGIQPSFMGKHTLFEGPQRNFMLDMGGIPVVRHKSGGYVRSVTEAFAQADEMALVIAPEGSRTSKGEWRSGFYHIALGAGVPIVPAWVNHETMRGGLGDPIMPTGDYRADLARIAAFYREKRPDCERFVVLEKTAQSLDQLDGEQTDA
- a CDS encoding chitin-binding domain-containing protein produces the protein MRKYTIMLAAAPLALLSACGDSADDETVTETDVVAETDAAGDSAMVEDTSTGPATRIDDAGEYSGSYSFADDAGETRNVRLSSSDNTYSYTDADGNEQTGSYTVDDDGYRIRLADFYGEPATFAYRNDAFWLVDGDLIFAEDTDVNGDRYARNRDDDEMPSRAPELGSSVDRDQQ